The nucleotide sequence AGACTACATCAATGAGCTCATTAGGAGGATGAACTAGATCTTTTTGGTATTATTTAACTTTTCGAAATTCAGGTTCTTTTTGCTTCTTAGTGGCGTTTGGAAGGATCTTAGTTTCTTTATCATTAAAGTGGAGGGtacttgatttttttagttACTGTCTTGGTATGGTATCTAAGCTTTGTTTTGCTTCTTTTCATAGCTACACAGAACTCCATTTCCGCCAAGTTTGCTGgcaattatatattatcatgTTATCCTTATAATCATAGGAGCTGGTGTTTTATGGGCAATTTCAAGTTtcccataatttattttttttgttttctgtaGCTTTGTGCGGTCTCAAGTGGGCGTGCTTGGGCAGTAACAGTAAGATTGCCGAAAGTCGCAGGTTTAAATTGGGAAAACATTCTGTTTTATAGAGCAAGAGTAAGGTTGCAAATAAAGCTGGTCTTCTTATCAACCGTTACATAACAGGAAGTCTCGTGCGTTGTATCAGGACCATTCTGGATAAAAATGTTCATCTTTTCAACGGTCATAGAACAGGACATCTTGTGCATTATGGCAGGACCACTCTAGGCTTTAGTAGTCTTGTTTCTGCACCTTGATGGTATTATGCTTGGAATCGGCAAGGTGCAGCTATTTGGAGGACTTTTACCCAGCCTTTGTTGAGCTGCTGGGTTCTGGGTTATTTTTAGGACCCAGGGGCGTGTTAATGAGAACATACTGCGAGTCTGCTGACCTATCGTAACTCGTTGTGTTACCATGATTAAGACTTGATATGGGAATGTGATCGTGGCTGGATTAAGTCTTTGACGGCATGGAGGATGCATGCCATTAACCCAATTTTCAGGCAAATTAATCTGGTTGGGGTAGTGAACTAGTTAGTGACTTGCACTGTTACCACTACAAATGTTGCCCATTTTCAGCCAGTTAGTTGCCTGCGCTCCACGTGGTCCTTCGAATGTAGAGAAGCAATTGATAGCTTAGCTATCATCTTGAGAAGTGAATGGCCAAATACATTTTTAGTCCCCCCAATGTAATggcatgtttttttatttagacacttgatttttttttaattatattttaaaattatataatttcaaattaattgtatttttttattattttaattatatttttaaactatataatGTCAAAATCAATTCtatatcttaataaatttattaaaaataataaattaaatataatttaaaaataataaaaaattaagataaaattgtctcaaaattatataattcttttaattgaaaataaaaatttgaatacttaaataaaaaaaattatacaaatacaagaattaaaatatgcaTCTACATACCTCTAAGCAAGCAGTAATACCACAATAGCACATGCGAAACATGAATACggaatgattaattaattaatccagaaaaacacaaaaaaccaTAGGATTCCTCCGCATAAGCCCCCTCTATCAGTAATAGTAAAATGAAGGAATTGCCTATACTCCTTATCTTCATGTTACATGGTAATCACTGTCAAGACATGGGGGGTAACAAACAGAGTGAAAATACAAGGGAGATCATTGATAACTATCAACCAGCTTACTgcatattaaatataataaagtgGAGCAGCATTATTCCTCAAAAGTGAAATAGCTGGCTCTTTGATGCCGCATCTATTTTTGAATACTATGTAACATACAAACTCGATTTTCCTCCTACTATGATGCAATATAAGATTTTCAGCTCTTCATGTAATGAAAACCTAATTCTTCTTCATCGAGAGACTCGATGATTAATGATCACAGATTTACCAATAGAGGTAGGTAGGTAGGTAGGGTCCTAATTATTACCGAATCGACCTTCTTTCCTTGCTCGTGACCTACTACTCATTTGTTTATTGTTTTCATCAGATTGTCCTCCAGAATTCTGCCCTTCACCATCCCTGGCCACAATTCTAAGAGGGTGAGCTTCCGTGTTGAATACCCACTCATCCAGTGGGATAACATTTGGGGGAGAATAAAGAAGATAGAAATATTTGAGTGTCTCAGCAAGAAAGAAGCTCTGCATCATATTGTCCTTGACACCAGAATTAACCTGGGAACAGCAGCAATAATCAGCATTTCAAAAGCACCCCATAGAAACGGCTATAACTATATGTTCGCGATTTCTATTATCAGCTAGTGCTCATTCAGAATAAAAAGGTGTTCACCGGGGTAATAAGGTGTTTCAAACCAGTATCATCAGTATTTGCATGAAAACCAAATGCATCAAGATAATAATTATGAATTGAGTAAAAACAAAGGTGTCTGTGATCATTACTCCCTCAAATCTATTTTAACAGAAAATTTAGATTCATGTAGTGGCTAATAATTGGAATTTAATACCATTGAGAATTAGTTCATTTTAATCACCATATCCCCAAACAAAAGTGTGTTTCCTCAAATCTATtaaattaactttttaattagtattttaaaaacttaacaaTTGCTAATAACTAATAATCGTTTGAAGAGCCAGCTtccttaaaataatttcatatttttaatgataaaaactCAGAATACACAAACATACCCACATGAAATTTATCTACAGCTTCTTGAATAACTTTACCAGTACTACAAAATAAGTTGTCAAGGCTTTGACTATCAATCGTACATGTTCCCCCCACCcccaaccaaaaaataaataaataagcacaTCTATACTGTTTCTTGAATCAGAAACTTGTTAAACAATGAGACAGTTACTCCACAGAAACATACTACCAATTCTATTCATTTTGGATTTcccaatatttttaattctaatatgAGGGCAGCTTACTAACATGGACAGTGAATGTCACCATTTTGTTAGATGTAAAATTCACCAACCATTAAAAGTGGATATCAAGTCTCCATGCTTCTCAGAGAAGTTCACAATGCCCAGAACCAAATAATGCACTACGATGTTGAGATCCTAGGAGTAGCAGTAGCCTTCAGGTATTTTCCATTTGCAGAAATAAACATAGTTAATGAGTCCCAGACATTCTTAGAGGGCACCATCAGGAAGTTATTTTCCCATTTCACATAAAGCAGGcactaaaatatttaatcacaaaGGCAATCTGAAATCATGGGTTTTGGAAGTGCTTACATCCTTCAGTCCAACATATCCTGACTCGATCCGtgaatttttttcaaatgcttcaaatATGTTCCAGCCCCACTCTTGATATGTCTTGTTGCCAGTCAATCTCCAGAGATAAAAGAGTGATTCCACTGTCTCTGGCCTCAGTATATTCCATGATGTACCGACACTCATGTCctgaaaatttttgaaacattAATGAACCATAGAGATGACTGAAGCCAACCTGTTAATCCCACAATAATGCTAACTAACCTGCCCTGAATGGAAAAAATAGTTCTCTCCAGCTAATTTTGTGGGTGTTGATTGATAGAAGTTATAGCACGTCCAAGCAAGCTGGATAAAAAAGCAAACAAATTAAACCAAAGCCTAAAGCATAGCATAGATGTCATGTACAGAAGAATAGTGGAAGCAACAGGAACGTGGTGTGTTTcctaaaattgaaaatagtcCAACCTCACACTGGTCTACAGTCAGTTAAATGACAAAACTTCCAAGTTACCTCTCAGCACAAGAAACATGTTGAAAAGTTAACTGTGTTGAAAAGCTAGCATCAAAGAGCAAATATGAGCCATTCCCCACTAAGGTTAGTTTGCTTTTCCAGCATGCTGCATTCAGATCATGCTTGAGATAGCAAGATTCTATGCAGAATGTGCAAAAAATGGCAAAGCATTTGATACTAAGGAAGCCGAGTGAGACATGAAGCAGTCCCACAtacagatagagagagagagagaagggggggggggggtgcattttgggaaatttccaaaatttaactGCAGTTATCTAATGATAAGGGGTTAAATGTACTGATGTTTGAACCTCAGAGAAGGTCATTATAATTTTCCCAAACTAGATAAGGTCATTATAATTTCACAAACTAGAGGGGGTATCTCTAGGCCTAACCTCAGAGAGTGTCACTGTAGTTTACCCcctaaataattttcttaatggGAAAGACATAGCCAATGCACATTCTTTTGCCAGAAAACCTGAAGGGTACGGAACTAAGGTTCTAGAAGGTTTCTAAAAGATATCAGTGTGAGCTGAGGTCTCTTTTTTTCAGTAAGGCAGTTCAACAAGCATAGTGTAACAGCCTTCGCCTCCAGCCACTAAACAAGAATTGAATCAGTACGTGCCAAGCCATTAGGCACACCTGGCTCTTGGCCCTGtggaagagagagaatttttATCTAGATTCAACTCGTTCCAAATGCTCAGAAGATGAAATCTGGCTTTTCCATGTTAGAATGTTCTAGCATGTGCAAATACATAATTTGTTCCGAAATGATGACTCCACAATCacccataaaggaaatttagccTTTGGAGGGCTTCTACTTTTGTTAGCTATTTAGAGTAGGTCCTTGCTATTTATCTCTAGTACTATATACACTGTCCAAAATTGTGttgttattttatcatgattcTGCTAATAAACCTAGTGAACAGCTAACTCTAGTGGTGGTAGGCATGTGGCAGTCTTCTGTAATCACCTCCCTTGCCCACTACGTCAATGTGGCAAGCCACCCCTTTTTATTCGTTCTCTTTAGTAGTTAGTGGGGCAAGCTACCTCTTTTAATTCATTCTTAGCACTGGCAAGTAGGGATATAAATGGGTCCCCAATTAACACCATTTACATAAAGgttttaatacattttcaaaagaGCCATATACTTATGTCCTCTTTTTTATACTTAGTTTAATGTTAAATGGGGTTAATTGGGGCCCATTGGGGACTATTTACATCCCTACTGGCAAGCCACTTAACAGTGGCATTccacttttctttttgattttttttttttttatctttgggCAGCATTTGAAGAGCACCTACATAATGTGGTATGAGAGGAAAGACAGATTGATAAGCTATTATGTTATCTGGGACTGAAACATGGCACAATCCCCATGCTCTATCTCCTcccaaatttaaaatttagtttggTTCCAAGGAATATAGACTAAAAGTTTCCAAATATTCCTTTCTTACATTGCTTTATTGGTAGTGTGATGTAATGTTCAGGACAATTTATAAGCTACTAAAAGCACTATGCCCTCTTATCCAGATTGGTGATCAAGTTCCAAATCAGGTCAAATTTTGGTGACCAGTGAGGCATGCATTGATGGTTTGCTTTTCCCTACTAGAAATGTGCTTGGGTTTGATCCTTGAAAGGTGGCTTTTCTTTAGCCTGATTGTGGTGAATGGGAAAAAACTGACCACGAGTGAAATGTTAATCGGTAATACCTACGCAAACAAATAAGGAGACAGTTAATCACCTTCATATTCATTTAAAAGTGGCCAGAGAATTTAAGTCTCATTCTCAATTATTTGACATGGCTTGGGTTTATTCCTGGCCCGTCAAACATAATATCAAATTTTGGAGAAGGTGCTTTGGAGGATAGAAGGAAGTCTGCAATGTGTTTCTGATTTTTTACATTCATTGTGGATCTTATGGACAATATGTAAATGGCCTTCTATTGGTTTGAAGATCTAAAGTTTAGGTTAACAAGTAAATCTTAAACACTTGCATAGTTGCTTTTGTTTGTTGGGGGAGGGTATTTTGAGTCAAATGTTGGATTTCATTTCTCGGAGCAACTTtggcatatttttattttttggtaagGTAATGAGATCCTAAAAACAAAGACATACACAAATATATGTAGTTCGTGTTGCCATGCAAGAAAAGGtcaatttagaaataagatTAGGCATTATAAAATTGGAGTAGCACCTATGGATGATAAAATATGCAAGAAGCGATTAAGATGATTTACACATGTGACAAAAAGACCGATACACACACCTATGAGGTGAAtagatgaaattaaaaaaaaaaagttttgagTGAAAGAGGCAGAGGAAGAGCAAAGAAACATTCAAGCAAAACCCTTAACCACAACATAAGAATGACCTTACAGATATGACCGTGAATGGATATAACTGGAGGTCTATAATATATGTAGACAAACTCAGCTAGTAGGATTAAGGCtcatgattgttgttgttgtaataaTATCCAATTTCACACTAAGAAATTATGTCAATGAAATCTAGCATATAGAGAAGAGATACAACAGAGCATAGCATTGCATACTACAACCCTATAtgttgggtttttgcatggaTGATTCTgtctagaagatgaagaagacagTAGAACCCGTTAGAAGAATGAGTGCGACTGGAATTTTTTAAGTTAGAGAATAGTTAACTTAGACGTTTATTataagggatattttagtctttgtgtAGGATAAAATAATAGGCCTTGTAATTAACACCCCCtatggtctataaataggaggcgtggtctataaataggaggcgaggGCTAGGCAGTTGGACATAacaatcattcattcatttctgTCTCTGAATGCAAGTGAGATtgccaagaggagagaaaaggCTTTGAGAGAAAGTTAGTCTTTGTAATATCTTGTGTGAGGGTAGTGAACTTGTGTGATAGAGAGTTGGGAGAGTTCATGTAATCTGTTTTCACCGGTTTCTAGTGGAATTGTTCTCGGATAGATGTAGGACTGATCTTTGATCAGTTTGAACCGGGATATATCTTGCGGCTACTGCttggtttggttgtttctttccttaatttctttgttgttcttttcatttccaGTTTATATTTTTCTGTTGTGGGTTGATTTCGGGTGAGGAGTGTTGAGAGATTTGGCAAATAACAAGTATTGATTGAGTgttctaagagctcctaatcctaacactatatgttgagagtaaaaaaaaataatataaatgataaaagttGACTCTCTATCTACCAGCTTAAGTTTTTAGTGAGATAatggttaacaatttaacattGTGTCAAAGCAAGTAAAAGTCCTGATTTCAAACCTCACCACTAacctaatatttaaattgttgcacGTTTTTGGACCAATTGTGCAGTGAAACCTGGGCACTCATGAGGTGTTGTGTTGAGAGcaaaaacaataatataaaagataaaagttaaccctctatctactagcttaaacttttagatgagatagtggttaacaatttaacacTACATGATGTTGTGTAATGTAGATGGACCTTAAGTGGAACCCAGCACAGAAGGAAAAAGTAAGGACAGTGGCCCTATATGGTCATGAAGTAGAACTGACATGCCACTGCCACTGCCATCACCACCTCCTTCAGCCCCAACCCCAACATTGCCCTGCTTGACCTTTGCAATGAGTGTGCCATTGCACTAGACACTAACGCCACCCCATAAGCCTCCATTTCCCTGTATGACCCTCCACCTCATGAGGCCCAGACAGGATCTAAATGACTACTGATTGGTTCTACATAAACAATTCAACATCATCCCAACTTTCTGCTACAGGGGAAAAgctttaaaaaaaatgcttaacAATATTGAGCTCAATCTAAAATATCTGAACATGACTTTATGGGTACCTCTTCTGCGAGAGAGAGGAATTTCTGAGATTCATCAGGACCATAACCAGCAGAACCTAAGGCAATCATTCCTGGAGCAAAGCAAGCTAATTCATCCATCTGCAAGTATTTCAAAAAACAAGCAAGCATCATCAGTTACCTAATGAAGCAGCTCTATCTTGTCAGCCAGTTGTTCTATTACCTTGTCAGTAAGAGAACTCCCAATCTTCTCACAGATATAAGTAAAAGATGATGGTTTAGTTTTCCGGACCAAGCTTAACAGCCCTTTCATGGATCTTTCCCACATTTCTCTGTTTCAAGATATCCAAGAAAGAATTATTTTCATTAGaagaatccaaaaaaaaaaaacagatgtCACCTAtatgtctaattttttttaattaaaaaatgtggaaaatgaaGCGATGAATCAAATCCAAATCATAGTATATGACCAGGGAGACATAGTTTTTCACACAACCAAGATAAAATGAAATCCCGATTAAAGGACGAGCTTATTAAGAACTACATTTAAACcctttttcataaataatccTAGGAATTTTTCTAACTTGTCAAAACAAGTATAAACTTCCATTTGATTCTGAAAAGGAATGAAGGATGGACAGGAAAGAAAGCACTTGGGTGATAAATTAGCCCGTCAAACATAGCAAATATTCTTGTTCAAGTCAGAACCACATAAGTTGCAGTTAGTTTTCATGACGAGACTATTATTTAAAGGCTACAACATCTTATTAGACACGTAATATCTTCTTAAGAGTTTTGAGATTAACGTGGTTAACAAAGAATGATGGTAATAGGTCTCACCTGTAATGCTTTACAGCAGCAGTTTTGTTCCCTTGAATCCAAACTTTGAGTAGATATTCATAGAAACTGCAGAAAAGGAGTAACATTAAGCAGGCCTTTGTATATATCATCACAGAGTATTTAGATAGTTGTTACCTGTCCCCCATGGCCCCAAAAGTTATGGTTGAGTATGATGATGTCCCTCTGTGTGGATTAATATAAATGGGAAGCAGGCCATCATCAGGAAAGGTTTTATTCAACTGTGAAATAACATTCTCCACCTGAAAGAGCAATAATCCTTTTCAATACGCTGACACAATGATTAACTCCCACAAATACACCATGAAGAAGAAGCCAATCATCTAATTTAGAAGAACAAAAGGACATTACCTTCTGCTGATACTTTGGGTCACCTGTTCTTTGAGAAAGAGCAATAAATTCCAGCTGCTCTGTGCCAGAATCTGCCAGGATTGAATCACCCTAAGTACAAGGAACACTGCAAGTCAGTATAACGGAACAAGAAATGGAGATAAAACTTCATTAAAAGAAGACTAAACACCTCAATATTTCTTTGGGTTTGAAAATCTAttaaatcccccccccccccccccccccccaagtgaGATTAAGAATTGTGATCGTCATTGTCACAACAGCGTATCAAGCCTTTATTCCACTGTGGGTTGGCTAGACGAATTCTAGCTTGCTAGTCATGtcattgttattattgaaaaataattaaatgatatttGAATAAGTCTAAATTTCGTATATAGGTAGAACAATGGCTATATAAATCAACTGCAATTGTATATCATAATTCAACCAGAGGAGGTGTAAAGAACACAATGCTTTGATATAATCAACAACATATGTGAATACGTGTGTGCGCGTGTGTTGTGTGTACGTCTAACATATGCCCATCAAACACAAACCATTCTATAAAACATCAAGAATTGCAGAACAAATCACCTTCTAGGAAAATGttcaaaatttgattaataaaataaatctgcAATAACTTTCTAAAGATAGCACCAGAGGAAATGAAATAAcatcaaactccaaattctATGTCTTGCAATCATTCAGAAAAAATTTAACTGCATATCCACAAACTTCAGAGCTTACCCCTGTCCATCCGGGATTATGTGCATTTCCATGTGCTAAGTTGATGACGTTATAGGGAATGCCAGAAGGTGTATCCCATGCAGGCAGGAGTCTATCTGCAATATCTTTAGCCTTTTCAAGGAAAACTTTGTCCCCCGAGAGATCATACGCGCTAAGAAGTCCACCCACAACTCTGGAGTATAATGAAAATAAGATTATGGATCAGCCAATAATTCAGAGCCACTCAAGTT is from Diospyros lotus cultivar Yz01 chromosome 2, ASM1463336v1, whole genome shotgun sequence and encodes:
- the LOC127794854 gene encoding mannosyl-oligosaccharide 1,2-alpha-mannosidase MNS1-like yields the protein MGRSRSSSSSRWRYVNPAYYLKRPKRLALLFIVFVCATLVVWDRHTLVSEHGEEVSKLNDEVNRLQNMLDELKGNGGLSDERMSLNRKTSSVINRKNVIDDPVSIQRREKVKDAMIHAWSSYEKYAWGHDELQPQSKNGVDSFGGLGATLVDSLDTLYIMGLDEQFQRAKEWVANSLNFNKNYDASVFETTIRVVGGLLSAYDLSGDKVFLEKAKDIADRLLPAWDTPSGIPYNVINLAHGNAHNPGWTGGDSILADSGTEQLEFIALSQRTGDPKYQQKVENVISQLNKTFPDDGLLPIYINPHRGTSSYSTITFGAMGDSFYEYLLKVWIQGNKTAAVKHYREMWERSMKGLLSLVRKTKPSSFTYICEKIGSSLTDKMDELACFAPGMIALGSAGYGPDESQKFLSLAEELAWTCYNFYQSTPTKLAGENYFFHSGQDMSVGTSWNILRPETVESLFYLWRLTGNKTYQEWGWNIFEAFEKNSRIESGYVGLKDVNSGVKDNMMQSFFLAETLKYFYLLYSPPNVIPLDEWVFNTEAHPLRIVARDGEGQNSGGQSDENNKQMSSRSRARKEGRFGNN